The Streptomyces nitrosporeus genome includes a window with the following:
- a CDS encoding MFS transporter: protein MRSYRDFRLLWTGSAMSVMAERCSGMAFTLLVLWHTGSESAAGLVGFASLLPTLLVQLPAGVMVDRLNRRRVMMVCVIVRMVAVATVALTLIGDTVRVWHIALVAFVQSTMTVFYQLSERAMVRGVVPPAQLGAAMATNEARSRGVNFVGHPASGAMFGLSAWLPFMSSVTLYLLSLITLLRLRGEKEPPARPAKRRRMRDDILVGLRWVWGRAYFRTALLIIAGSNLVFQGLILTVAVVIREDGGAAGTIGLIMACGGMGGLFGALAGGWLNKRLAMRQIMILAHTLWAVVMPAAVFFRQPVALGVLFFITSHIGAAVTVSGMSYQVRITPNNMQGRVGSVVMLLVSGASSLGALATGYLLEAVGSRHTLMLVSGVMVVLAVVAAVVFTRKGAAVEDRQDSEPPAQPVPAAVADGSTADPLTTLELRRTDG, encoded by the coding sequence TTGCGCAGCTACCGGGACTTCCGGCTGCTGTGGACAGGCTCCGCCATGTCCGTCATGGCGGAGCGCTGCTCGGGCATGGCGTTCACCCTGCTCGTGCTGTGGCACACCGGCTCGGAGAGCGCGGCCGGGCTGGTCGGGTTCGCGTCGCTGCTGCCGACCCTGCTGGTGCAGCTGCCGGCCGGGGTGATGGTGGACCGCCTGAACCGGCGGCGGGTGATGATGGTCTGCGTCATCGTGCGCATGGTCGCGGTGGCGACGGTCGCCCTGACGCTCATCGGGGACACCGTCCGGGTCTGGCACATCGCCCTGGTGGCGTTCGTGCAGAGCACCATGACGGTCTTCTACCAGCTCTCCGAGCGGGCCATGGTGCGCGGTGTGGTGCCGCCGGCCCAGCTGGGCGCGGCCATGGCGACGAACGAGGCCCGCTCCCGCGGGGTCAACTTCGTCGGACACCCGGCGAGCGGGGCGATGTTCGGGCTGTCCGCGTGGCTGCCCTTCATGTCCAGCGTCACGCTGTACCTGCTCTCCCTCATCACCCTGCTGCGTCTGCGCGGCGAGAAGGAGCCGCCGGCGCGGCCCGCCAAGCGGCGCAGGATGCGGGACGACATCCTCGTCGGGCTGCGCTGGGTGTGGGGGCGGGCCTACTTCCGTACGGCGCTGCTGATCATCGCGGGGAGCAATCTGGTCTTCCAGGGACTCATCCTCACGGTGGCCGTGGTGATCAGGGAGGACGGCGGTGCGGCCGGGACCATCGGGCTGATCATGGCGTGCGGCGGTATGGGAGGACTGTTCGGGGCGCTGGCCGGAGGCTGGCTGAACAAGCGGCTGGCGATGCGCCAGATCATGATCCTGGCGCACACGCTCTGGGCCGTGGTGATGCCCGCAGCGGTATTTTTCCGGCAACCCGTGGCACTTGGTGTTCTTTTCTTCATAACGTCGCATATAGGAGCCGCTGTTACGGTCTCCGGCATGTCCTACCAGGTGCGTATCACCCCGAACAACATGCAGGGGCGGGTCGGCAGTGTCGTCATGCTCCTGGTGTCGGGGGCGAGTTCGCTGGGTGCCCTGGCGACGGGGTACCTGCTGGAGGCGGTCGGTTCCCGGCACACGCTGATGCTGGTGTCAGGGGTGATGGTGGTTCTCGCCGTCGTCGCCGCCGTGGTGTTCACCCGGAAGGGCGCGGCCGTCGAGGACCGGCAGGACAGCGAACCGCCCGCACAGCCGGTGCCGGCTGCCGTCGCGGACGGGTCGACGGCCGATCCCCTCACCACCCTGGAATTGCGGAGAACCGATGGATGA
- a CDS encoding ornithine carbamoyltransferase: protein MSVRHLISISDLTDEDLRDIVRRGAEFAAGAQAESLKNTIVGVYFRRTSTRTRTAFTSGALRLGARTVTFGPDDLQLNTGETTEDTGRVLSGMLDLLVARTADATEEMRTWAAGGRMSVVNAMSAEEHPTQGLTDLTTLQHHFGRIDGLRVLYVGEGNNSAAALALALSRFPGTELELRTPPGYGLAPEILATAVEQAGRSGSKVSELHSMDDRPSGFDAVYTTRWQTTGTSKPTADWHEVFTPFQVTGALWERNPEAAFLHDLPAHRGEEVTAEVLDGPHSIAFTQATHKLHSAMAVLEWCWADRP, encoded by the coding sequence ATGTCTGTACGACACCTCATCTCCATCAGCGACCTGACCGACGAGGACCTGCGGGACATCGTCCGGCGTGGTGCGGAGTTCGCCGCCGGCGCGCAGGCAGAGTCGCTCAAGAACACGATCGTCGGTGTCTACTTCCGGCGGACGTCCACCCGTACCCGTACGGCCTTCACCAGCGGTGCGCTGCGGCTCGGGGCGAGGACCGTGACGTTCGGGCCGGACGATCTCCAGCTGAACACGGGGGAGACCACCGAGGACACCGGGCGGGTGCTTTCCGGGATGCTGGACCTGCTGGTGGCCCGTACCGCGGACGCCACCGAGGAGATGCGGACCTGGGCGGCCGGCGGGCGGATGTCGGTGGTCAACGCGATGAGCGCGGAGGAGCATCCGACGCAGGGGCTCACCGACCTCACCACCCTGCAGCACCACTTCGGCCGTATCGACGGACTGCGGGTGCTGTACGTGGGGGAGGGCAACAACAGTGCCGCGGCTCTCGCCCTCGCGCTGTCCCGCTTCCCCGGTACGGAGCTGGAACTGCGCACCCCGCCCGGGTACGGGCTGGCGCCGGAGATCCTCGCCACCGCCGTCGAGCAGGCCGGGCGCAGCGGGTCGAAGGTGTCCGAGCTGCACAGCATGGACGACCGGCCGTCCGGGTTCGACGCCGTCTACACCACGCGCTGGCAGACCACCGGGACCAGTAAGCCGACCGCCGACTGGCACGAGGTCTTCACGCCGTTCCAGGTCACGGGTGCCCTGTGGGAGAGGAACCCGGAGGCGGCCTTCCTGCACGACCTGCCCGCCCACCGGGGCGAGGAGGTCACCGCCGAGGTGCTGGACGGCCCGCACAGCATCGCGTTCACCCAGGCCACGCACAAACTGCACAGCGCGATGGCTGTCCTGGAATGGTGCTGGGCCGATCGCCCATGA
- a CDS encoding MbtH family protein, protein MADEQTDNRVYRVVLNDEEQYSIWDADRELPAGWHAEGTEGARQVCLDRIEEVWTDMRPASLRRRMAETGAA, encoded by the coding sequence ATGGCTGACGAGCAGACCGACAACCGTGTCTACCGGGTCGTCCTGAACGACGAGGAGCAGTACTCGATCTGGGACGCGGACCGCGAGCTGCCGGCCGGCTGGCACGCCGAGGGCACCGAGGGCGCCCGCCAGGTCTGCCTGGACCGGATCGAGGAGGTCTGGACGGACATGCGCCCGGCGAGCCTGCGCCGCCGCATGGCGGAGACCGGCGCCGCCTGA
- a CDS encoding ABC transporter ATP-binding protein — protein sequence MDDAVRLESLTKTYGSGDSAVTALREIALSFPRGSFTAIMGPSGSGKSTLLQCAAGLDRPSSGRVLIDGEDIVGLNETELTELRRDRTGFIFQSFNLLPSLTAEQNVALPMRLAGRKPKRATVLAALAQVGLEAKAGSRPSQLSGGQQQRVAIARALVSRPAVLFADEPTGALDLTTGRELLDTLRRLAGGPVPAQPGGPGGETRVTTTIVMVTHDPTVAAYADRVLFLADGSLVGELRAPTAEAVAARMTDLAVAR from the coding sequence ATGGATGACGCAGTGCGGCTAGAGTCGCTGACCAAGACGTACGGCTCCGGTGACAGTGCGGTGACGGCACTGCGCGAGATCGCCCTGTCCTTTCCCCGGGGGAGCTTCACCGCCATCATGGGCCCCTCGGGCTCCGGGAAGTCGACCCTGCTCCAGTGCGCGGCCGGACTCGACCGGCCCAGCTCGGGCCGGGTCCTCATCGACGGTGAGGACATCGTCGGGCTGAACGAGACGGAGCTGACCGAACTCCGGCGTGACCGGACCGGCTTCATCTTCCAGTCGTTCAACCTGCTGCCCTCGCTGACGGCCGAGCAGAACGTGGCACTGCCCATGCGGCTGGCCGGACGCAAGCCCAAACGGGCGACGGTCCTGGCGGCGCTCGCGCAGGTGGGGCTGGAGGCCAAGGCGGGCAGCCGCCCGAGCCAGCTGTCCGGCGGGCAGCAGCAGCGTGTCGCCATCGCCCGTGCGCTGGTGTCCCGGCCCGCGGTGCTCTTCGCCGACGAGCCCACCGGTGCGCTGGACCTGACCACCGGGCGCGAACTGCTCGACACACTGCGCCGCCTGGCCGGCGGGCCGGTTCCGGCGCAGCCGGGCGGGCCGGGCGGTGAGACGCGGGTGACCACCACCATCGTGATGGTCACGCACGATCCCACCGTGGCGGCGTACGCGGACCGGGTGCTGTTCCTCGCCGACGGCAGTCTGGTCGGCGAACTGCGTGCGCCGACCGCGGAGGCGGTCGCGGCGCGGATGACGGATCTGGCGGTGGCGCGGTGA
- a CDS encoding FtsX-like permease family protein, whose product MIGVAFQTLRARWVSFLGTVVALVLGVAQVAAMGLLIMTMLDLPDRPVERFAQAPAVVQASDPDWNPAHHDLGIRSPAAARGITDETREKVAATGETVVDRAFYAQVEGGPDDMVGHPWPVARFGGYRLTDGSEPAGDKEIVVPSDQARTGEKVTVLTASGVASYTVSGTVAPVGWESAVFFSDAEAARLSPRIESLVALGPVDEVRAAAGDGVAVLTGQDRHKADASEASDRETLDNTITLVPVMASVAGTTAIFVVASTFAFAVIQRRREVALLRTVGATPRQVRAMVRNEALLVGVLASAIGSVLGLFGAQLLADMLIAMDISPEWFTVEPSLHWTVLAPLAAAFLVGLLVSVGGAAAAARRAGGIRPVEALREASVDDSGMTRGRALLGAAALLGGVGWTGWIAVASPTSVLSPTVYVVSLMVPVLAAAVLAPLVVGPLVKLLMLPFRNLSGPTAMLVRESALTSRRRTAATAAPVLLTVGLAFSLLAATDSLGAARDNGLQNRVSSQYALAPDGTPGISPQVIERVAAIDGVQVAAPVLTTIYTKDEDRYDENDGLVVDPAALKATMDLDVIDGSLDDLDDNSTAVADLWGMDVGSTLAVEMADGQSVELRIAATYKALRGEDVAYLPQRFAPTAAYARDGLARRAYITLEEGADHTAVTAEIREAVAGSGAAFMTRDELVASESAYARHLTEVRQRSTAVIIMVFCFIAILNTLLMATADRRRDLAVLRTAGATPRQVLRFFVAESLLVSALGVVLALAATAVNLTGLWGALLQLFGATPIVVPYAAVIGVAAVSTLLAVVGTVLPVGAALKARAIQFIGARE is encoded by the coding sequence GTGATCGGGGTCGCCTTCCAGACCCTGCGGGCCCGGTGGGTGTCGTTCCTGGGAACCGTGGTGGCCCTGGTGCTGGGGGTGGCGCAGGTCGCCGCCATGGGCTTACTCATCATGACGATGCTCGACCTGCCGGACCGGCCGGTGGAGCGGTTCGCCCAGGCCCCGGCGGTCGTCCAGGCCTCCGACCCCGACTGGAACCCGGCCCACCACGACCTCGGTATCCGGTCGCCGGCCGCGGCCCGCGGCATCACGGACGAGACCCGCGAGAAGGTCGCCGCCACCGGTGAGACAGTGGTCGACCGCGCCTTCTACGCCCAGGTCGAGGGCGGTCCGGACGACATGGTCGGCCACCCCTGGCCGGTGGCCAGGTTCGGCGGCTACCGGCTCACCGACGGCAGCGAACCGGCCGGGGACAAGGAGATCGTCGTCCCCTCCGACCAGGCCCGCACCGGTGAGAAGGTGACGGTCCTGACCGCGTCGGGTGTCGCCTCGTACACGGTGAGCGGCACCGTCGCCCCGGTCGGCTGGGAGAGCGCCGTCTTCTTCAGCGACGCGGAGGCCGCCCGGCTCTCCCCGCGCATCGAGTCCCTGGTGGCCCTCGGTCCGGTCGATGAGGTGAGGGCCGCCGCCGGAGACGGGGTCGCGGTACTCACCGGCCAGGACCGGCACAAGGCGGACGCCAGCGAGGCGAGCGACCGGGAGACGCTGGACAACACCATCACGCTCGTACCGGTGATGGCCAGTGTGGCGGGTACCACCGCGATCTTCGTCGTGGCCTCCACCTTCGCGTTCGCCGTGATCCAGCGCCGCCGCGAGGTCGCGCTGCTGCGCACGGTCGGCGCGACCCCCAGGCAGGTGCGTGCCATGGTGCGCAACGAGGCGTTGCTCGTCGGCGTCCTCGCCTCGGCGATCGGCTCGGTCCTGGGCCTGTTCGGCGCGCAGCTGCTCGCCGACATGCTCATCGCGATGGACATCTCGCCCGAGTGGTTCACGGTGGAGCCGTCGCTGCACTGGACCGTCCTGGCGCCGCTCGCCGCCGCCTTCCTGGTCGGCCTGCTGGTCTCCGTCGGCGGTGCGGCGGCCGCGGCCCGCCGGGCCGGCGGCATCCGCCCGGTCGAGGCGCTGCGCGAGGCGTCGGTCGACGACTCCGGGATGACACGAGGCCGGGCCCTGCTCGGTGCCGCCGCCCTGCTGGGCGGGGTCGGATGGACCGGCTGGATCGCCGTCGCCTCCCCGACGAGCGTGCTCTCGCCCACCGTCTACGTGGTGTCGCTGATGGTGCCCGTCCTGGCCGCCGCCGTGCTCGCCCCCCTCGTCGTCGGGCCGCTCGTCAAGCTGCTGATGCTGCCCTTCCGGAACCTGTCCGGGCCCACCGCGATGCTCGTACGGGAGAGCGCGCTCACCTCCCGCCGGCGCACCGCGGCCACGGCCGCGCCGGTCCTGCTCACCGTCGGACTGGCCTTCTCCCTGCTCGCGGCCACCGACTCGCTCGGAGCCGCACGCGACAACGGCCTCCAGAACCGGGTCAGTTCGCAGTACGCCCTGGCTCCCGACGGTACGCCGGGCATCAGCCCGCAGGTCATCGAGCGGGTCGCGGCCATCGACGGCGTACAGGTCGCCGCGCCGGTCCTCACCACGATCTACACCAAGGACGAGGACCGGTACGACGAGAACGACGGGCTCGTCGTCGACCCCGCCGCGCTGAAGGCCACCATGGACCTGGACGTCATCGACGGGTCCCTGGACGACCTCGACGACAACAGCACGGCCGTCGCCGACCTGTGGGGCATGGACGTCGGGTCGACGCTGGCCGTGGAGATGGCGGACGGGCAGAGCGTCGAACTGCGGATCGCGGCCACCTACAAGGCGCTGCGCGGCGAGGACGTGGCCTACCTGCCGCAGCGGTTCGCCCCGACGGCGGCCTACGCCCGCGACGGCCTCGCCCGGCGCGCCTACATCACCCTGGAGGAGGGCGCCGACCACACCGCGGTGACCGCGGAGATCCGTGAGGCGGTGGCCGGCAGCGGCGCGGCCTTCATGACCCGGGACGAACTGGTCGCCTCGGAGAGCGCGTACGCACGCCACCTCACCGAGGTACGGCAGCGGTCCACCGCGGTCATCATCATGGTCTTCTGCTTCATCGCGATCCTGAACACCCTGCTGATGGCGACCGCGGACCGGCGCCGTGACCTCGCGGTGCTGCGGACCGCGGGGGCGACACCGCGGCAGGTCCTGCGGTTCTTCGTCGCCGAGTCGCTGCTCGTCTCCGCCCTCGGCGTCGTCCTCGCCCTGGCGGCCACGGCCGTCAACCTGACCGGACTGTGGGGAGCACTGCTCCAGCTGTTCGGTGCGACCCCGATCGTGGTGCCGTACGCGGCCGTCATCGGTGTCGCCGCCGTGTCCACCCTGCTCGCGGTGGTCGGTACGGTCCTGCCGGTCGGCGCGGCGCTCAAGGCCCGCGCCATCCAGTTCATCGGCGCACGCGAGTAA